One Pectobacterium polaris DNA window includes the following coding sequences:
- the rsd gene encoding sigma D regulator, with product MLNQLQSLTEYVGGNNALIDQWLQARKRLLVAYYHLVGIKPNKETLSLLDEEALDNFCQNLVDYLSTGHFHLYEKMLHEAATHSEQVLALSTQLDLALQNNTQQIMTFYDSHLAAAIDHDNCLEFQQALSHVGEALEERFTLEDNMIQQVYDK from the coding sequence ATGCTAAACCAGCTACAAAGTCTAACTGAATACGTTGGTGGCAATAATGCGTTAATCGACCAATGGCTACAAGCGCGTAAGCGGCTTCTGGTGGCTTACTATCATCTGGTTGGCATCAAGCCGAACAAGGAAACGCTTTCTCTTCTGGATGAAGAGGCATTGGATAATTTTTGCCAGAATCTGGTGGACTATCTTTCTACCGGCCACTTTCATTTATACGAAAAAATGCTGCATGAAGCAGCGACCCACAGCGAACAAGTATTAGCGCTTTCCACCCAGCTCGACCTCGCCCTGCAAAATAACACGCAGCAAATCATGACGTTTTACGATAGCCATCTGGCGGCAGCCATTGACCATGATAACTGCCTCGAATTCCAGCAGGCACTCTCTCACGTCGGCGAAGCATTGGAAGAACGTTTTACGTTAGAAGACAACATGATCCAGCAGGTTTACGACAAATAG
- the nudC gene encoding NAD(+) diphosphatase, which translates to MEQTLKGDETGWWVVSDAVQIWLPRGELPRGTATAWALQGKTARQIGEWQGLPVWLVCQGRDSDMASVRQLLDQDVGLFQLAGRGVQLAEFYRSHRFCGYCGHEMVRSKTELACLCHHCKERYYPQIAPCIIVAIRRGEEILLAQHNRHRGNMYTVLAGFVEVGETLEQTVVREVMEESQIQIKNLRYVSSQPWPFPHSLMMAFMADYAGGEIKHDPKELRDAGWFRYDQLPQLPPPGTVARRLIEDTVILCRAYHENEG; encoded by the coding sequence ATGGAACAGACGCTAAAAGGTGACGAAACCGGCTGGTGGGTGGTTAGCGATGCGGTACAAATCTGGCTCCCTCGGGGAGAATTACCGCGTGGAACGGCTACGGCGTGGGCGTTGCAGGGGAAAACGGCTCGCCAAATCGGCGAATGGCAAGGGCTGCCTGTCTGGCTGGTCTGTCAGGGACGAGATTCCGATATGGCATCAGTTCGCCAGTTGCTCGATCAGGACGTGGGCTTATTCCAACTGGCGGGGCGAGGCGTACAGTTGGCCGAATTCTATCGCTCTCATCGTTTTTGCGGTTATTGCGGCCATGAAATGGTGCGGAGCAAAACGGAGCTGGCGTGCTTATGTCACCACTGCAAAGAGCGCTATTATCCGCAGATCGCGCCTTGCATCATCGTCGCGATTCGCCGTGGCGAGGAAATTTTGCTAGCGCAGCACAATCGGCATCGCGGAAACATGTACACCGTGCTGGCCGGGTTTGTCGAAGTGGGCGAAACGCTGGAGCAGACGGTCGTGCGTGAGGTGATGGAAGAGAGCCAAATTCAGATAAAAAACCTGCGTTATGTGAGTTCGCAGCCTTGGCCATTCCCTCATTCACTGATGATGGCGTTTATGGCCGACTATGCGGGTGGCGAAATCAAGCATGACCCGAAAGAGCTGCGTGACGCGGGCTGGTTCCGTTATGACCAACTCCCGCAGTTGCCTCCTCCGGGCACCGTGGCGCGTCGGCTTATCGAAGATACGGTGATACTGTGCCGTGCTTATCATGAGAACGAAGGCTGA
- the hemE gene encoding uroporphyrinogen decarboxylase, which translates to MTDLKNDRYLRALLRQPVDVTPVWMMRQAGRYLPEYKATRAQAGDFMSLCKNAELACEVTLQPLRRYALDAAILFSDILTIPDAMGLGLYFEAGEGPRFHSPITSHADVVNLPVPDPEQELGYVMNAVRTIRKSLAGEVPLIGFSGSPWTLATYMVEGGSSKAFTVIKKMMFAEPKTLHLLLDKLADSVILYLNAQIRAGAQAVMVFDTWGGALSGRDYKEFSLHYMHKIVDGLQRENEGRRVPVTLFTKGGGQWLEAMAETGCDALGLDWTSDIADARRRVGDKVALQGNMDPSMLYADPARIEQEVASILAGFGQGNGHVFNLGHGIHQDVPPEHAGVFVEAVHRLSRPYHA; encoded by the coding sequence ATGACTGATCTGAAAAACGATCGCTATTTGCGGGCGTTATTACGCCAACCCGTTGATGTCACCCCGGTGTGGATGATGCGTCAGGCGGGGCGTTATCTGCCGGAATATAAGGCAACGCGCGCGCAGGCTGGTGATTTTATGTCGCTGTGTAAAAACGCAGAGCTGGCTTGTGAAGTCACGTTACAACCTTTACGGCGCTATGCGTTGGACGCAGCGATCCTGTTCTCTGACATTCTCACGATACCTGATGCCATGGGCTTAGGGCTTTATTTTGAAGCAGGGGAAGGCCCACGCTTTCATTCTCCGATCACGTCTCATGCCGATGTGGTTAACCTGCCGGTTCCCGATCCAGAGCAGGAACTCGGTTATGTGATGAATGCTGTGAGGACGATCCGTAAAAGTCTCGCTGGGGAAGTGCCGCTGATTGGCTTCTCGGGCAGCCCGTGGACGCTGGCAACCTATATGGTTGAAGGCGGTAGCAGCAAAGCGTTTACCGTCATCAAGAAAATGATGTTCGCCGAGCCTAAAACGCTACACCTGTTGCTGGATAAGCTGGCTGATAGCGTCATTCTTTATCTCAACGCGCAGATTCGTGCGGGTGCGCAGGCGGTGATGGTATTCGATACCTGGGGCGGCGCGCTGAGCGGGCGTGACTACAAAGAATTCTCCCTGCATTACATGCATAAGATTGTTGATGGTTTACAGCGCGAGAATGAAGGCCGCCGTGTGCCCGTGACGCTCTTCACCAAAGGTGGAGGACAATGGCTGGAAGCGATGGCGGAAACAGGCTGCGACGCGCTGGGGCTGGACTGGACGAGCGATATTGCTGACGCACGCCGTCGTGTAGGCGACAAAGTCGCGCTACAGGGAAATATGGATCCGTCGATGCTGTATGCCGATCCGGCACGGATCGAGCAGGAAGTGGCATCGATCCTGGCTGGATTTGGGCAAGGCAACGGCCATGTGTTCAATCTGGGTCACGGCATTCATCAGGATGTGCCGCCGGAGCATGCGGGCGTGTTTGTTGAGGCCGTCCATCGGTTATCTCGCCCTTATCACGCATGA
- the nfi gene encoding deoxyribonuclease V (cleaves DNA at apurinic or apyrimidinic sites), translating into MIDTQRLRAEQLARASDVIRHDDLPFEQPAFIAGADVGFEQEGSVTRAAIAVMRYPSLELIEYKIARISTTMPYIPGFLSFRECPGLLAAWALLEQKPDLLFVDGHGISHPRRLGVASHFGLLVDVPTIGVAKSRLCGRFEPLAEGVGSQQPLLDKDEQIGWVWRSKARCNPLFVATGHRVSEDSALYWVQSCMRGYRLPEPTRWADAVASNRPAFVRWQRQQAANVLS; encoded by the coding sequence GTGATTGATACACAACGGCTGCGGGCTGAACAGTTGGCCCGCGCTTCTGATGTGATTCGGCACGACGATTTACCTTTTGAGCAGCCCGCGTTTATCGCGGGTGCGGATGTTGGCTTTGAGCAAGAAGGCTCAGTAACCCGCGCTGCGATTGCGGTAATGCGCTATCCTTCGTTGGAACTGATAGAATACAAGATTGCACGTATCAGCACGACAATGCCTTACATTCCCGGCTTTCTTTCGTTTCGTGAATGCCCTGGGCTACTCGCTGCGTGGGCGTTGCTTGAACAAAAACCGGATCTGCTGTTTGTCGATGGGCATGGGATTTCCCACCCGCGTCGCCTCGGCGTTGCTAGCCATTTCGGCCTGTTAGTTGATGTTCCGACGATTGGCGTGGCGAAAAGCCGGCTTTGTGGCCGGTTTGAGCCGTTGGCAGAGGGCGTTGGCAGCCAGCAGCCGTTACTGGATAAGGACGAGCAGATTGGCTGGGTATGGCGCAGTAAAGCGCGCTGTAATCCGCTGTTTGTGGCGACGGGGCATCGAGTCAGTGAGGATAGTGCATTGTACTGGGTACAATCTTGTATGCGCGGCTACCGTTTACCGGAGCCGACTCGTTGGGCTGATGCTGTCGCATCAAATCGTCCCGCGTTTGTGCGTTGGCAACGGCAGCAAGCCGCTAACGTATTGTCGTAA
- a CDS encoding YjaG family protein — MLRNPIHLRLEKLTSWQHVTFMACLCERMYPNYHEFCRQTEFGDAMVYRRILDLVWETLVVKDAKVNFDSQLEKLEEAVPAAEDYDLYGVYPAIDACIALGELIHSRLSGETLEHAIAISETSIRTVAMLEMTQAGKEMTDDELKVLPAIEEEWDIQWEIFRLLAACEERDIELIKGLRSDVREAGSSNIGINLHQ, encoded by the coding sequence ATGTTACGTAACCCCATTCATTTACGTCTGGAAAAGCTGACGAGCTGGCAACATGTCACTTTCATGGCATGTCTTTGTGAACGTATGTATCCAAATTACCACGAGTTTTGTCGTCAAACAGAATTCGGCGACGCGATGGTTTACCGTCGCATTCTCGATCTGGTATGGGAAACATTGGTTGTTAAAGATGCGAAGGTCAATTTCGATAGCCAGTTGGAAAAGCTGGAAGAAGCGGTTCCCGCTGCTGAAGATTACGATCTTTACGGCGTCTACCCGGCTATTGATGCCTGCATCGCACTGGGCGAGCTGATTCATTCGCGTTTAAGCGGTGAAACGCTGGAACATGCGATAGCGATTAGCGAAACGTCTATCCGCACGGTTGCCATGCTGGAAATGACGCAGGCGGGCAAAGAAATGACCGACGATGAGCTCAAGGTTTTGCCTGCAATTGAAGAAGAATGGGACATCCAATGGGAGATTTTTCGCCTGTTGGCGGCCTGCGAAGAACGGGACATTGAGTTGATCAAAGGGCTCCGTTCCGATGTGCGCGAGGCCGGAAGTAGTAACATCGGGATAAATTTGCATCAATAA